The stretch of DNA AAAGTCGTCCAAACTATTCGTTTGTTTTGTTCGGATCGATGGACGGTCCCCGAGAGTTCTATGCCTCAGGTGACTTTGCACAGGCAATGCTGCTGCCCAACATACATTACATGGGAAAAGTTCCAAATGAAGAGCTGGCGGCGATGTATACCCATTTCGATGTTGGCTTGGTGCTGGACGCGATCAATGAATTCTCGTTGACTCGCAACCAGAACAAAATCTATCAGTATCTATTGGCGGGGCTACCGGTAACGGGACCTTTTGCACAACCCGATTATGAGTCATTTTCGTCGTTACTCCATCTCTTCCGCGACCCACGCGATTGGCCGGAGCTATGTGATGCGGCACTGCAGACCAATGATGAAGCACATGCCCGGATTCGACGCGCCTATGCTGAACAAATCGATATGGAACAGATAATTCGATTCAGGATTTCACTATATGAAGCGTTACTAACAAACCGCCCGTTACCTGAGTTTGAGTACCCATTCCTCGATTCTGTTTCCGGGTGATTGGAAGACGGATGAGAACCGACAAGTTGTGTTGCTTCGCAATCTCACTCCAGGCTTGATATTTGTCATTTACGAAAGCGGTGTTCTGTTCGTATCATTAACCAGCACATCGAGATTTTAAATTGATCTGAAACAGGAAATAACTGTGGCACCATTACGCGACGCTTGTTATGAAGCGCTCAAAACCATTAAGTACCCTGGATTAAGCCGCGACATCGTGTCGTTCGGTTTAATCAACGAATTAACCGTCGAAGGGAAGAAAGCGGTTGTCAAAATTGTTTTAACCACACCCGATACTTCGATTTCAAAAACATTGGGGGGAGAAATTCGGGAAGTTCTCCACAAGGTGTCCGGTATCGATGACGTGGAAGTGTATGCCCAGCATCTGCCGCCGAAGTCGCCGCAGATTGGTGGACATGGCACCCCGGGAGTACCCGCGGAACCGTTGGTGCCGGGTGTTAAGCATATTGTTGCGGTTGCTTCCGGGAAAGGTGGCGTCGGCAAATCCACTGTTACGGTGAACCTTGCTTTGGCGATGGCGCAGTTAGGGTATAAAGTCGGCATCATGGATAGCGACATTTACGGGCCATCATTGCCTATGATGGTCGGCATCGAAGAAGCGCCCTATGTCGCCGAAGGAAAATTAGTTCCCCATGAAAAGTTTGGTGTTCGGTTGATGTCGATTGGTTTTTTAATCCCCACCGATCAAGCGCTCATCTGGCGCGGGCCGATGGTGATGGGAGCGGTCGAACAACTATTGAAAGATGTTCACTGGGGTGAGCTCGATTTTCTCTTTGTCGATATGCCGCCCGGAACCGGCGACGCACAATTGACCTTATCGCAAAAAGTGAAGCTCTCTGGAGCGGTAATCGTTACCACACCGCAGAATCTCGCATTGCTCGATGCGAAAAAAGGGGTTGCGATGTTTCAGAAAGTGGAAGTCCCGATTCTTGGAATCGTCGAGAATATGTCGTACTTCCATTGTCCGAATTGCAATACTCGTACCGATATTTTCTCGAACGGCGGTGGGCGTCGTGAAGCTTTGCGATTGGGTGTGCCATTCTTGGGCGAAGTACCGCTGAATGCCGGGATTCGTGAAGCTGGCGACAACGGCGAACCAGTGGTGGTCGCGCAACCAGAGTCGCATACAGCGGAAGTATTCCGCAACATCGCCAAATCGGTCGCCAACTTATGTAAGTAATATATATTCTCGACATTCCTGTCGCGATGAATGCAGATATTTGTAGTTACAAAAATATTTGCGAATGCCATTTTATAGGAAAATATCATGCCAACCGAACCAGAAATAATGGATGCCCTGTCAGGCGTCTTTGATCCCGAAACGGGACTCGATATTGTTAGTATGGGTTTAATCTACGATGTCTCAATTGTTGAGAAATCGGTACAAGTGAAGATGACGTTGACGACCCCAGGTTGTCCATTGTCCGACCGGCTATCCAGTGGAGCCCGTAACGCAGTTTTGGAATTAGAAGGCGTCGAGGATTGC from bacterium encodes:
- a CDS encoding Mrp/NBP35 family ATP-binding protein encodes the protein MAPLRDACYEALKTIKYPGLSRDIVSFGLINELTVEGKKAVVKIVLTTPDTSISKTLGGEIREVLHKVSGIDDVEVYAQHLPPKSPQIGGHGTPGVPAEPLVPGVKHIVAVASGKGGVGKSTVTVNLALAMAQLGYKVGIMDSDIYGPSLPMMVGIEEAPYVAEGKLVPHEKFGVRLMSIGFLIPTDQALIWRGPMVMGAVEQLLKDVHWGELDFLFVDMPPGTGDAQLTLSQKVKLSGAVIVTTPQNLALLDAKKGVAMFQKVEVPILGIVENMSYFHCPNCNTRTDIFSNGGGRREALRLGVPFLGEVPLNAGIREAGDNGEPVVVAQPESHTAEVFRNIAKSVANLCK
- a CDS encoding metal-sulfur cluster assembly factor, which gives rise to MPTEPEIMDALSGVFDPETGLDIVSMGLIYDVSIVEKSVQVKMTLTTPGCPLSDRLSSGARNAVLELEGVEDCHVAIVWDPPWHPRMMSDEAKLQLGFKL